One window of Uloborus diversus isolate 005 chromosome 3, Udiv.v.3.1, whole genome shotgun sequence genomic DNA carries:
- the LOC129219176 gene encoding endoplasmic reticulum resident protein 29-like → MGTPAPLDSLFTGAFQDYGEKENSDLADKYNVHKDDFPVLKLFIEEKSEPFTFTGNFKADEIKNFIKKHSSVRLVLDKCLPQFDELAEKFMASDDKTEWKNILEQSKRLAEDLSDETEKKSADVYVKMMQKIIERGIGFIASERERVKNIKEGKITSTKKNEMQGRLNILHSFRLKEEL, encoded by the exons ATGGGAACACCCGCCCCATTGGATTCTCTCTTCACCGGCGCCTTCCAAG ATTATggtgaaaaagaaaattctgatCTTGCTGATAAATACAACGTGCATAAAGATGATTTTCCTGTCCTCAAgctatttattgaagaaaaatctGAGCCTTTTACCTTTACTGGGAATTTCAAGgcagatgaaattaaaaatttcattaaaaaacattcaa GTGTACGCCTAGTTTTAGACAAATGCTTGCCTCAATTTGATGAATTAGCTGAAAAGTTTATGGCATCAGATGATAAAActgaatggaaaaatattttagaacaatcCAAAAGACTAGCTGAAGATTTATCCGATGAAACTGAAAAGAAATCTGCTGATGTTTATGttaaaatgatgcaaaaaattaTTGAGCGTGGTATTGGTTTCATCGCAAGTGAAAGAGAACGTGTAAAGAACATTAAGGAAGGTAAAATAACTTCAACAAAAAAGAACGAAATGCAAGGTCGTTTAAACATTTTGCATTCATTTAGACTGAAGGAAGAACTCTAA